The following are encoded in a window of Pongo abelii isolate AG06213 chromosome 16, NHGRI_mPonAbe1-v2.0_pri, whole genome shotgun sequence genomic DNA:
- the LOC129050278 gene encoding golgin subfamily A member 6-like protein 25: MLMWPQPHLPDNPHLPTHPHLPTHPQMYKETRQNNLAEAKEKLRDHHAQTNPSVGAGASDTKKKKINNGTNPETTTSDGCHSPEDEKKANHQHQEALRRELEAQVHTIRILTCQKTELQTALYYSQQAVKQLEGEARDLIGRLHDSWKFAGELEQALSAVTTQKEKADKYIEELTKERDTLSLELYRNTITDEELKEKNAELQEKLRLVESEKSEIQLNVKELKRKLERAKLLLPQQQLQAEADHLGKELQSVSAKLQAQVEENELWNRLNQQQEEKMWSQEEKIREREEKIREREEKIQEQEEKIREQEEKMRRQEEMMREKEEKIRELEEKIHEQEKIWEEEEKRQEQEKICEQEKRQEQEEKMWRQEEKIHKQEEKIQEQEEKMWRQEEKMHEQEKIWEEEKRQEQEEKMWRQEEKIREQEEMWRQKEKMHQQEEKIREQEEKMWRQEEKIWEQEKKMWRQEEKIRDQEEKMGRQEEKIREQEEKMHEQEEKMWRQEEKMHEQEKIREEEKRQEQEEKIWRQEEKIREQEKMWRQKEKMREQEEKIREQEEKMWRQEEKVRKQKDMMREQEEKIREQEEMMQEQEEKMRRQEEKMWEQEVRLRHQEEKMQELEEHLEAAIYRADDKNAKTINM, translated from the exons ATGCTGATGtggccccaaccccacctccctgacaatccccacctccctacccatccccacctccctacccaccccca GATGTACAAAGAAACCCGACAGAACAACTTGGCCGAGGCCAAGGAAAAG TTGAGAGACCATCATGCCCAGACCAACCCTAGTGTTGGTGCAGGAGCAAGCGacaccaaaaagaagaaaataaataatggcactAACCCTGAGACAACCACTTCTGATGGTTGCCACTCACCTGAGGAT GAAAAGAAGGCAAACCACCAACATCAGGAAGCTCTAAGGAGGGagctagag GCCCAGGTTCATACCATACGAATCCTTACATGTCAGAAAACCGAGCTTCAGACGGCACTCTATTACAGCCAGCAAGCTGTCAAACAGTTGGAAG GAGAGGCCAGGGATCTGATCGGCCGCCTGCATGATTCATGGAAGTTTGCAGGAGAGTTAGAGCAGGCTCTCTCTGCCGTCACTACACAGAAGGAGAAGGCGGATAAG TACATCGAGGAGTTAACAAAGGAGAGGGACACCCTGAGTCTGGAACTGTACAGGAACAC CATAACCGATGaggagctgaaggagaaaaatgccgaactacaagaaaaacttcgacttgtagaatctgaaaagtctGAGATCCAGCTCAACGTAAAGGAGCTAAAAAGGAAGCTGGAGAGGGCCAAGCTCCTGCTGCCACAG cagcagctgcaggcgGAGGCTGACCACCTGGGTAAGGAGCTGCAGAGTGTGTCAGCAAAGCTCCAAGCCCAGGTGGAAGAGAACGAGTTGTGGAACCGCCTGAACCAGcaacaggaggagaagatgtggagccaggaggagaagatacgggagcgggaggagaagatacgggagcggGAGGAGAAGATAcaagagcaggaggagaagatacgggagcaggaggagaagatgcggaggcaggaggagatgatgcgagagaaggaggagaagatacgggagctgGAGGAGAAGATACATGAGCAGGAAAAGatatgggaggaggaggagaagaggcaggagcaggagaagatATGCGagcaggagaagaggcaggagcaggaggagaagatgtggaggcaggaggagaagatacacaagcaggaggagaagatacaggagcaggaggagaagatgtggaggcaggaggagaagatgcatgAGCAGGAGAAGAtatgggaggaggagaagaggcaggagcaggaggagaagatgtggaggcaggaggagaagatacgggagcaggaggagatgtggaggcagaaggagaagatgcaccagcaggaggagaagatacgggagcaggaggagaagatgtggaggcaggaggagaagatatgggagcaggagaagaagatgtggaggcaggaggagaagatacgggatcaggaggagaagatggggaggcaggaggagaagatacgggagcaggaagagaagatgcacgagcaggaggagaagatgtggaggcaggaggagaagatgcacgagcaggagaagatacgggaggaggagaagaggcaggagcaggaggagaagatatggaggcaggaggagaagatacgggagcaggagaagatgtggaggcagaaggagaagatgcgcgagcaggaggaaaagatacgggagcaggaggagaagatgtggaggcaggaggagaaggtgCGGAAGCAGAAAGATATGATGcgagagcaggaggagaagatacgtgagcaggaggagatgatgcaggaacaggaggagaagatgcggaggcaggaggagaagatgtgggagCAGGAAGTGAGGCTGCGGcaccaggaggagaagatgcaggaactggag GAGCACCTGGAAGCTGCCATCTACCGAGCAGATGACAAGAACGcaaaaacaataaacatgtaa